aggctgtcaatacttctgtacatgtgatttttcaggttttttatttttaataaatttgcaacaatttcaaaaactcttttttcacattgtcattatgggctatcatgtgtagaatttggaggaaataaattaatttaatacattttggaataaggctgtaacatgaaaaaatgtggaacaagtgaagcgctatgaataatttctggatgcacagttgaagtcagaattattagcccctctgtacatttttccccctaatttctgttaaggctttcttaaacacatttctaaacattacagttttaataactaatttctaataaccgatttattttatcttagccacaatgacagtacataatattttactagatatttttaagatgctagaattcagcttaaagtgacaattaaaggcttaacattgttaattaggcaagtcaggataattaggcaaatcattgtatgatgatggtttattctgtaggtaatctaaaaaatatattgctaaaaagggctaataatattgaccttaaaattgttttaaaaaattaaaaactgcttttattctagctgaaataaaacaaataagactttctccagaagaaaaaatatgataggaaataccggaaaaattccttgctctgttaaacataatttgggaaatatttaaaaataaaataatttctgaattatttagtttttttcatagCAGTTATTCTTTCAAAGGAAGCATGTTTAAATATGTGTTGGTGTTTTACCTTATCTCTTAAATGATGCTCTGCTGCATCTATATTCAGTGGGTCATCAAAGTTAAGAAGATCCTGTGAAAGAAATAGAAATTcctattgttagttttttttttacacaaaatgaTGACATAAACATAAATGATGATCCAAAATCTGTACTTACAGTGAAGAGTGAATTCAGTCCCCATACTACATCCTACAggcacaaaaaaacagcaaatccaGATACTCTCAATACTCCATACAGATTTAACACAAAATCCATGAATTTATTTACTAATAAcagttgatttttaaaaatataaatatgcatctaTGTATATATGACCAAGTTCTATCACAAAAGCAAGAGTACTTTATTACCAGACTGACTGCAAATGAGCCACTGATATAAGTTTGACAAACATGAATTCATATTGAGTAACttacatttaagacattttttttgtttttccgtTTTGACAACAAAAATAATTCCAAACAAAGCTAAAGCAGAAAACTTGTGTGAATTTGTAGAGCAAATTATTATGTTTCTGATTAAGTTGATGGTCCAATGATCCACTCAAGTCTGTTGCTTCAGTTCTAAAAAGATCAtttaaaagaatgacaaaaatcCCTCATTAAAACAGAGACTTGCCATCTAGGGGTGATATTAGTGCCATATTTATTCATggaaggttaagtgaaaactcagagtattttaaccctgaaatgagagaaactctgggttttctgttttaaaaaaggCAGAtttgtcaaactcgagaaagcatggtaagtcaagcctgtttctgaaaaaaaaataataataactttaaatgtaaaaatatgcattaacttgagcagctatgttttcccacgctaactgtttttgtttcactgatgcagtggtgttgcttttttaaatgtatggtcatatttgctataactttgcatgagcacatcaagtttaGCTGGACaaaaatgctgatctctttttttccagatgttgccatggttcctcgtaatatctgcgctccattgataatgcctttttatagttgcggtgtgcacgcttaaaggtgcggtcacacttgacttttcctcccatagacttccattcatacgcacgcgaatgcgtcagaccgaaaacgcggggtcatgcgttaagtttcgcaggttgctgcggtgcaaagttcaagcttggtgaactctaacctgctaaattgcatcacttgactgcatgagaccaatcgaggatcaaaacagcacttctctgggcagaaatttaaaacatgaagcaatcactggctttttttaatgtctaaacatcttgtttaatcccgccccttttcgcagcgccgcacgacagaatttcgcacacacaaagcccggtgtgaccgtagcttaactctgagttggtctacgcaaagttgattgacctaactcagatcagctgttctgaaaccgaaaactctgagtttttaatctctcgggtaaatcaactcagagttccaGTTTAAACTAAGAGTTGGttaaacctccttactgaaaTAGGCACCTGGAGTGCCAGCACCAAAAACACtcagtaaaatgttattttaaaaatgccagTTTATGGAGATTTTCTGttattgaaagaaagaaagaaagaaagaaagaaagaaagaaagaaagaaagaaagaaagaaagaaaaaaaaaaagcaaacaaacgaaaaaaaaaaataaattccacaagaagacaaaaaaaaagaccttTAGAGTACGAGTGGGTGCCCATCCAGTACCATCGATTGAATGCTCTCGCAATAAACTGTGGagaaattaacaacaacaaacacagcagtaaaaacaacaaTGTGAAGTCAGATGCATAAACACATCTGAATACATGGCTATTATAGATATACACACCTCAGACAAATCTCACCCGTTTCTGCAATGTTCGGGTGCCATATTCTAGTCAAGCACTTGACTTTAGGAGGCTGCAAAAAGCAGAATATGATTTGTTGTAGTTCAAtgcaacataaataaacatactttgcataatgtgcctcacacaggtgagtgggtttgacaaaccacctgtagaaacactagAAACCCCCCTCCACCTTATTTTAGCACTTAATTTTTTTGAGCACTAGcagtttctttgtataattagcacttgtgtgtattgcctcttcttgagTCGCTGAATGCcttctcaattgtaagttgctttggacaaaagcatctgctaaatcacATAGTAAATGTTGTGTCCAAAAATGAACTAGACTAAAGCACAAgatactatctatctatccatccatccatccatccatccatccatctatataacAGTTGTCTGGTTCtttaatttgattggctgatagccgcgCAATATTctacaaataacagcactcgaaacaggacatttttaaagTCTCGAGATAAGTCTAGATAAAAATCCTTGTCTGATAAGTTTAAAAACAGGGATGTCCACAAGTATATGTTTGATTAATTGTAgatagttttaatatatatatatatatatatatatatatatatatatatatatatatatatatatatatatatatatatatatatatatatatatatatatatatatatatatctagtcATCACAATGTGCGCATAACGCCTGGTCTAATGCCTTAGTAATATCTCATTGATAAATCTAAACTTGAATCTTAGGGTTGGTGGTTTATATCTGGATCTCTGCATAGGCTACACGTGGCTATTACAGCTTGTGTAAGGTCAAGGATGgatatgtgtgcatttgtgtgggAAGACTCAGGCAGCTATTTTATTGAATTGGGACACTGCAGAGCATCAGTAAAGCCTGCAAACATCTACTTGAGGGCCCTGCTTACAAATGGACTAATAAAATCATCATTGCACTGCGAGTGAGTAAGTGTAGCATTACCTCATTACTTCATGATATGTCACAGGCACTTACCACCATATTATAGGCTTCAGGAACTTCGATCTCAAACTGAAACTTTCCACCAAGGTAATAGCCTTCATCTGATGAGAGGTTTTGTGGAAAAGTAAGGTTATATTTTCACTTGCAGAATATTTGAGGCATATGACAGATACTAGcattataaaacattaacaaGGACTATTCACATGCTCATTTTAGATATGCTGtttctagacacacacacacacacacacacacacacacgcacgcacgcacgcacaaacatAAATATTAGCAAAACCAAATttcttaatatttcattttatatagcattttatatagaaaataagTATTTCAACAAGTCATGTGTTTTCCtcggaataatatttctaaaagagctgttgacaCTGAATTGAACCaggttttggtaaaaacccaaacaattattctttcattttcttttctgtttagtccctttattgatctggggtcgccacagcgaaatgaaccgccaacttatccagcacatgtgttacgcagcggatgtccttccagctgcaacccatcactgggaaaaaaaaccaatcaatacaaatataaaaataaaaccccaaaaaatctgaaacatgaaTTCTGTGTAATAACAGAATGACataaggagaaagtactgaactactgaaactcatctaatactttatataaaaggctttttggtgatggcagcttaaagacgcctctcatatagagaatgaagtcacatgaatttctcaggtgtgagtttttcacagtgtaaacatcttgatggttctgtgggttaaatttttatttgtattttcttgcagattcaagtcaggtgattggcagGTGATtggcagcttgattttctttctctgaaaaaattgagtttccttggctgtgttttggatcactgtcttgctgaaatattcactctggtttcatcttcatcatcataacCAGCGACCATCAtcataatgtagatgttggattaAAGcagcaaataattaatttacactgaggaagggcagagggttgctgaagaactactgagagatttcagctgctgtctgggccttcactgcctttctgcacctccctttcttcatgtgttcttttacttttaatactttttccctgcgtcattttattttattatgcataacctAATTTGTaagctaattagatttgttttctttgcatatatagatttcttGGTTGTTACTAACATCCGAGGAAAATTTCAAGGCAACAGCacctttagggtgctttcacacttgcttCGAATGCCTGTTCTGAACCCAAGTAGGATAGCCCCCCCTCGGCTGGTTTATGTTCAcattgtcttttttccttctgaaccctggAATGCTTGCGTCAAGCTGCtgtgttttgtgtacagctgttgctaggtgacggccaTGAAAGCAAAGCGCTAAAAATGGAGACGTCTGTATATCTCGGTCGTTCTATTTTTAATGAAACTTTTGGTTTTGTtatcaaaaccaaaatacagagagccacttgcatctatctgccgcaaaaaaaaatattaaaaacattca
This genomic stretch from Danio aesculapii chromosome 1, fDanAes4.1, whole genome shotgun sequence harbors:
- the ube2f gene encoding NEDD8-conjugating enzyme UBE2F gives rise to the protein MLTLASKLKREEGVRAGRTPAGSNDAAHRVSIRDRLLIKEVAELEANLPSTCKVTFPDENKLCHFQLAISPDEGYYLGGKFQFEIEVPEAYNMVPPKVKCLTRIWHPNIAETGEICLSLLREHSIDGTGWAPTRTLKDVVWGLNSLFTDLLNFDDPLNIDAAEHHLRDKEDFRNKVQDFIKNYAR